A stretch of Desulfitobacterium dichloroeliminans LMG P-21439 DNA encodes these proteins:
- a CDS encoding tRNA (cytidine(34)-2'-O)-methyltransferase codes for MLNIVLVEPEIPPNTGNVARLCAATGATLHLVKPLGFEISDKQLKRAGLDYWHLLDICLYENFAEFEEKNPDGPRYLATTKAKCLHTEIQYEQGGYFLFGKETKGLAPEILERYPDGAIRLPMREEARSLNLSNSVAVVVYEALRQWGNPGLV; via the coding sequence ATGCTTAATATTGTTCTCGTAGAGCCAGAAATTCCGCCCAACACTGGAAATGTAGCAAGACTTTGTGCTGCGACAGGAGCGACCTTGCATTTGGTTAAGCCTTTAGGTTTTGAGATATCCGATAAGCAGTTAAAACGAGCGGGCTTGGATTATTGGCACTTGTTAGATATTTGCTTGTATGAAAACTTTGCAGAATTTGAGGAGAAGAATCCGGATGGTCCTCGTTACTTAGCGACGACGAAGGCTAAATGCTTACATACAGAAATTCAATACGAGCAAGGTGGCTACTTCCTTTTTGGTAAGGAAACAAAGGGATTAGCTCCAGAGATTCTGGAGCGCTATCCGGATGGAGCAATTCGTTTGCCCATGCGTGAGGAGGCAAGGTCCTTAAATCTTTCTAATTCCGTGGCGGTTGTGGTTTATGAAGCATTACGTCAGTGGGGTAACCCTGGACTTGTTTAA
- a CDS encoding Lrp/AsnC family transcriptional regulator yields MLTNDERKLLELISTDFRMSSDELSIQTGLSKEFIEERIKQWEEEKIIAQYCPLVNWERTGEPMVTALIDVKVLPQRGYGFDKVARRLQKFPEIKAVYLMSGGYDLSLLIEGKTMQEVALFVAEKLAPLEHVTDTTTHFILRRYKQNGVELLGEEDVPERLVISP; encoded by the coding sequence ATGCTCACAAACGATGAACGAAAACTTCTCGAACTGATCTCAACAGATTTTCGCATGAGCTCTGATGAACTATCTATTCAAACAGGCTTGTCTAAGGAATTTATCGAAGAGCGAATCAAGCAGTGGGAAGAAGAGAAAATTATTGCCCAATACTGCCCTCTTGTCAATTGGGAACGAACCGGGGAACCGATGGTTACTGCCTTGATCGATGTCAAAGTCCTTCCCCAGCGTGGTTATGGATTTGATAAAGTGGCTCGACGTCTTCAAAAATTTCCTGAGATCAAAGCGGTCTACTTAATGTCGGGTGGCTATGATCTTTCCTTATTGATTGAAGGTAAAACCATGCAGGAAGTCGCTTTATTTGTAGCAGAAAAACTTGCTCCACTAGAGCATGTTACCGATACAACCACTCATTTTATCCTGAGGCGCTATAAGCAGAATGGGGTAGAACTGCTTGGTGAGGAGGATGTTCCTGAGAGGTTGGTGATATCTCCGTGA
- a CDS encoding glycosyltransferase family 4 protein, producing MTFILTFAIALFVAIFATPLSMKLGRLWGAIDYPGGRRVHKTPVPRIGGIAIYVAFWVAVIFMGNWEREIWGLFFGSTIIMLVGVFDDIFDLRPIIKLLWQIVAAGLLLFFGFSMNQISLPFVGEPLNFAAIGLGWLGLVLVVIWIVGLVNTVNISDGLDGLAAGICFEAALLLCWSAFRINEFTEAHLTLALAGAALGFLFFNFHPARVFMGDSGSMFLGYIIGGISIMGLLKTATILGLVFPLLVLGMPLTDMTFAIIRRKVRGLSIAKADRGHLHHRLLDAGLSQRQAVLLLYGMSGCFGIAAVLGALGSWVLAAALLIADFGLLLIILMRRATLLSAMSRRHSK from the coding sequence ATGACTTTTATTTTGACATTTGCCATTGCCTTATTCGTTGCTATTTTTGCTACTCCACTCTCGATGAAGCTAGGACGACTGTGGGGTGCGATCGACTATCCAGGCGGTCGACGTGTACATAAAACACCGGTTCCACGCATCGGAGGAATTGCCATCTATGTGGCTTTTTGGGTTGCCGTTATTTTTATGGGGAATTGGGAACGAGAAATTTGGGGCTTGTTTTTTGGCAGTACCATCATTATGCTGGTCGGAGTATTTGATGATATTTTTGACTTGCGCCCCATAATAAAACTGCTTTGGCAGATTGTGGCTGCTGGTTTGCTACTTTTCTTCGGTTTTTCCATGAATCAGATTTCTCTCCCCTTTGTGGGCGAACCCTTAAATTTCGCAGCCATAGGTTTGGGCTGGCTTGGCCTAGTTCTCGTTGTGATTTGGATCGTCGGGTTGGTCAATACCGTGAATATCTCCGATGGCCTAGATGGTCTAGCAGCGGGGATTTGTTTCGAAGCGGCCCTATTACTCTGTTGGTCAGCGTTTCGCATCAATGAGTTCACGGAAGCGCATCTTACTCTAGCCTTAGCGGGTGCTGCTTTAGGATTTTTATTTTTTAATTTTCATCCGGCACGCGTATTCATGGGTGATTCAGGGAGTATGTTTTTAGGGTATATTATTGGTGGAATCTCAATCATGGGTTTATTAAAAACTGCGACTATTTTAGGCTTGGTCTTTCCCTTGCTTGTCTTGGGAATGCCCCTTACGGATATGACCTTCGCTATCATTCGCAGAAAGGTGAGGGGCCTCTCGATAGCTAAAGCTGATCGAGGGCATCTCCACCATCGGTTATTGGATGCGGGTCTGAGTCAACGTCAAGCGGTGCTATTGCTTTATGGCATGAGCGGGTGCTTTGGCATTGCGGCAGTTTTAGGTGCTTTGGGTTCTTGGGTTTTAGCTGCGGCCCTCTTAATTGCTGATTTTGGTTTACTCCTAATTATTTTAATGCGCCGTGCTACCCTGCTCTCAGCCATGAGCCGAAGACACAGCAAGTGA
- a CDS encoding aminotransferase class I/II-fold pyridoxal phosphate-dependent enzyme, which yields MNHYLSPIAASLPPSGIRRFFDLASTMKNVISLGVGEPDFVTPWTVRESGIFSLEQGQTMYTSNSGLIELRQALSWNMEKKLGLEYNPQNEILVTVGASEAVDLAMRALLGPGDAVLVPDPSYVSYGPCATLAGAEVHFVPTRAEEDFRLRVEDLERAYTPNTKVLVLSYPNNPTGAIMTWEDYQPIAKFVQDHDLIVLADEIYSDLTYIGNHTAFASLPNMRNRTLHVSGFSKSYAMTGWRIGYVAGHHDFIQAMTRIHQYTMLCAPITAQVAALEALRSAEQSMQDMVATYDRRRRLMVHGFRKIGLSCFEPLGAFYTFPSIKSTGLTSEEFAEELLREEKVAVVPGNAFGPSGEGHIRCSYAYSTEQIQEALNRMGRFLSKRIK from the coding sequence GTGAATCACTATCTTTCACCAATTGCTGCGAGTTTACCACCCTCAGGAATCCGCAGATTCTTTGATCTAGCTTCAACAATGAAAAATGTTATTTCCCTTGGAGTAGGGGAACCGGATTTTGTCACTCCTTGGACCGTGCGCGAAAGCGGCATTTTTTCCTTAGAGCAAGGACAAACCATGTACACAAGCAATTCAGGACTTATCGAGTTGCGTCAAGCCCTTTCTTGGAATATGGAAAAAAAGCTGGGACTTGAGTACAATCCTCAGAATGAAATTCTCGTTACTGTAGGTGCCAGCGAAGCTGTGGATTTAGCCATGCGGGCTCTTCTCGGTCCTGGCGATGCCGTTTTAGTTCCTGACCCCTCCTATGTTTCCTATGGACCTTGTGCCACCTTGGCTGGCGCTGAGGTTCATTTCGTTCCTACTCGAGCTGAAGAAGATTTCCGTCTGCGGGTTGAGGATTTGGAACGAGCTTATACTCCCAATACTAAGGTCCTGGTGCTTTCTTATCCGAATAATCCTACTGGAGCAATCATGACTTGGGAAGATTATCAACCCATTGCTAAATTTGTCCAAGATCATGATCTCATTGTCTTAGCCGATGAGATATATTCTGATTTGACCTATATCGGTAATCATACAGCTTTCGCCAGTTTACCCAATATGCGTAACCGCACGTTGCATGTCAGTGGTTTCTCCAAATCCTATGCGATGACTGGTTGGCGAATCGGCTATGTGGCCGGACATCATGACTTTATCCAAGCCATGACCCGAATCCACCAGTACACCATGTTATGTGCTCCCATCACTGCCCAAGTGGCAGCCTTAGAGGCGCTTCGTTCGGCTGAACAATCCATGCAAGATATGGTAGCAACCTATGACCGTCGTCGCCGCTTAATGGTCCATGGCTTCCGCAAAATAGGCCTATCCTGCTTCGAGCCCCTTGGTGCCTTCTATACCTTCCCCAGCATCAAGTCCACTGGATTGACTTCTGAGGAATTTGCTGAGGAACTCCTACGGGAAGAAAAAGTAGCCGTGGTTCCCGGTAATGCCTTTGGTCCTTCAGGAGAAGGCCACATCCGCTGTTCCTACGCATACTCCACAGAACAAATTCAGGAAGCGTTAAACCGGATGGGACGATTTCTAAGCAAGCGAATCAAGTAA
- a CDS encoding metal-dependent hydrolase has protein sequence MEIRFHGHACFEIIGEQGRILIDPFLRDNPTADIGPEEFTHLDGILVSHGHADHLGDAIEISRKTGAPIIGVFELARLCAKYGANTHAMHIGGKHTFNFGTVRLTQALHGSVFEPREEEESYTYAGLACGFLIQMEGKWLYHAGDTGLFGDMELIGRRHPLEVAILPIGDNYTMGQEEAVYATNLLRPKVVIPMHYSTFPLIQQDPAEFVDLLDRKFPASKGKILIPGQSLMI, from the coding sequence ATGGAAATTCGTTTTCATGGTCACGCTTGTTTTGAAATCATAGGTGAACAAGGAAGAATTCTTATTGACCCTTTTCTTAGGGACAACCCTACTGCAGATATCGGACCTGAAGAATTTACCCATTTGGATGGTATTTTAGTTTCCCATGGCCACGCGGATCACTTAGGTGATGCTATCGAGATTTCCCGGAAAACCGGAGCTCCTATCATTGGGGTGTTTGAACTGGCACGCTTGTGTGCGAAGTATGGAGCAAACACTCATGCTATGCATATTGGCGGTAAGCATACCTTCAACTTTGGCACGGTCCGTTTGACGCAAGCACTCCACGGGTCTGTATTTGAGCCGCGAGAGGAAGAGGAATCCTATACTTATGCAGGCCTAGCCTGCGGATTCTTAATTCAGATGGAGGGAAAGTGGCTTTATCATGCAGGGGATACAGGGTTATTCGGTGATATGGAGTTGATCGGACGCCGACATCCTCTGGAAGTGGCTATCCTACCAATTGGAGATAACTATACCATGGGACAAGAGGAAGCTGTCTATGCTACTAACCTTTTGCGACCGAAGGTTGTCATCCCTATGCACTATAGCACCTTTCCCTTGATCCAACAGGACCCAGCGGAGTTTGTCGATCTCTTGGATCGTAAATTTCCGGCCAGCAAAGGAAAAATACTTATTCCCGGTCAGTCGCTTATGATTTGA
- a CDS encoding small, acid-soluble spore protein, alpha/beta type encodes MKEKKIKLKRTDLLEDLKMEIAAELGLLDQVRVKGWHSLSAKDAGKIGGIMTQRMKNKSSNHLSNQSEE; translated from the coding sequence ATGAAGGAGAAAAAGATAAAGTTAAAAAGAACGGATCTCCTAGAGGATTTGAAGATGGAGATTGCTGCTGAGTTAGGTTTGCTTGACCAAGTAAGGGTAAAGGGGTGGCATTCCCTCTCTGCGAAGGATGCCGGAAAAATAGGCGGGATCATGACACAGCGGATGAAAAATAAAAGTTCCAACCATTTGTCAAATCAATCCGAAGAGTAA